A single region of the Triticum dicoccoides isolate Atlit2015 ecotype Zavitan chromosome 2B, WEW_v2.0, whole genome shotgun sequence genome encodes:
- the LOC119363753 gene encoding prefoldin subunit 1-like yields the protein MSDEPNRAAFVELQSRMIETTGKIKQLQTQMRSKESEKKRAYLTLEELSQLPDDTNTYKAIGKVFILEPRSLMVNEQEKKLNDSETAISSMQTSKEYLEKQLGEVENNIRELLQQDPGLARQILSMTVQ from the exons ATGTCGGACGAACCCAACCGAGCG GCTTTCGTAGAGCTGCAGAGCCGGATGATCGAGACCACCGGGAAGATCAAACAG CTACAAACTCAGATGCGTTCTAAAGAGAGTGAAAAGAAGCGTGCGTATCTTACACTGGAGGAACTTAGCCAATTACCTGATGATACGAACACTTACAAGGCCATTG GTAAAGT GTTTATTTTGGAGCCGAGATCACTTATGGTAAATGAGCAAGAGAAAAAGCTAAATGATAGTGAGACTGCAATATCGTCGATGCAG ACTTCCAAGGAATATCTTGAGAAACAGTTGGGAGAAGTGGAGAACAACATTAGAGAGCTACTTCAGCAGGACCCTGGGCTTGCACGCCAGATTCTCTCAATGACTGTTCAGTGA